GTATCGCGGCTACCGCGGACTGCAATGGGGTGAGCTGCGTGATGGCTATGACGTGTGCGAGTGGCTCGCGGCGCAGCCCTGGTGTACGGGCAAAATTGGAACCTATGGCGGATCGCAGGCAGGCTACGCGCAGAACTATCTCGCGGTGACCCAGCCTCCGCATCTGGTCGCGCAATACATGACGGACACCGGTTTGAGCCTGTATCACGAAGGCTATCGCATCGGCGGTGCGACGAAGCCGCAGCGCTTCATCAAGGGCGGCGCGGTGGCACGCGACATCAAGGACAACGAAGCGATGCTGCGCGAGTGGGACCAGCACCCGGATTATGATGACTTCTGGAAGGACGAAGACGCCTCGCTGCATTTCGACAAGATGAACTACCCCTGCTTCACCATCGGCAGTTGGTTTGACTTCATGTGCCAGGGCAGTGTGGCGAGTTTCATCGGGCGTAACCAGAAAGGCGGCCCCAATTCACGCGGTCAGCAGCAGCTCATCATCGGCCCCTGGCTGCACGGCGGCTATCCGAAGTCGAACAAGATCGGCGAACTGGTGTTCCCGGAGAACGCCTTCTTCGATGTGTATCCGCACATGACGAAGTGGTTCAATCACTACCTCAAAGGCGAGGACAACGGCATCGAGAAAGACACGCCGGTGAAATACTACGTCATGGGCGCGTGCGGTGAGGCCGGTGCTCCTGGCAATGTCTGGCGCGAGGCCAAAGACTTCCCGCCTGCGAGCACGGCAGCGGATTGGTTCCTGCAACCCGATGGCAAACTGGCCCCCAGCAAGCCCTCCGCCCCAAGCGCCAGCACTTCGTATGCGAGCGATCCCACACGCCCGATGATTCTCAACGCCATTGGTTTCCCCGGAGCCAGGGATGCACGCGCGTTTGAAGAGCAGGCCGAGGTGCGCACTTGGACGAGCGATGTGCTGACCGAGCCGCTCGAAGTCACCGGCCGCATCAAAGCCGAGGTCTTCGTGTCCTCGACGGCGAAGGACACCGACTTCGTCTTGCGCGTGACGGATGTGTATCCCGATGGCCGCTCCATCCTGTTGGTCGATTACCCGCTGCGTGCCCGCTATCACGAGGGCTTCGATCATCAGAAACTGCTCGTGCCAGGCGAGTTGACGAAGCTCGCGTGGGACATCGGCTGGGTGAGCATCATCTTCAACCAAGGGCACCAAGTGCGCATCACCATCGCCAGCACCGGCGCGCCGTATTTCGAGCCCAACACACAGACCGGCAGTCCGATCACCCACTTCGTCACCGAACCCGGCATCGCCGCGATCAACACCATCTGGCATGACGCCAAACACGCCTCACGCGTGATCCTGCCGACGGTGAAGTAGTCAGGGCTTGGTGCTGCTCGAAAGGGCGGGCACAAGCTTCGGATCATACTTCGCCCCTTTCGACACCTGGATCAGCGTCATGCGCACCTTCGTCGGGAAGAACTTCTCGGGATCAGGGCGCTTGTTGGCGTGGAGGTTTTTGTCGTCCTTGAGCACGAGGTGCATCTCCTTGATGCCCTGGCTCCAGATGATGTCGTTGTTCTGCCAGAAGGTGGTCATCGAGAGGTCTTTCTCGATCACGCCCGTCTTTGAATACGCACCCGTGCCGATGCAGCCATAGCCGTGGTTCTGGCCTTTGTTCGGGATGTAGCACACGCTCCATGTCGTGGGCTGGCTGCCGGCAGGTTTGTCGAGGACTTCGAGACGCACATGCACGGAGCCATTGCGGTAATCGACGGGCGCGGTCCAATCCTTCGGGCGCTCGACGTTGAGCCGGTCGCCTTTGACGTAGTAGTGCGATTTGCTTGGCGTGCTGTTGTCGGCATCGGCCTTGGTGAAGGTGAAAGTGACATCGAAGAGAACGAATTGGTCTGCATGAACACAATTTGTGTCCAGAAGAACAAGGGCGAGAAACCAGGCGAGGCAGTGGGACCAGGAGCGACGAGTCATAAGATTGGGAAGAGCGAGAATGTACCGAGCCATGATGGCTGGACGAATGGATGAATCAACGCCGTCCGTGATTGAAATCCACGGGCTTGCGGATCGTTTTTGCACCTTGGTTGGCTTCGATATGCGCATTCGTGCAGCTTGGATCGACGACGATGCTCACCGGTTTGGTTTGAAATGTGTTGCCGGTGAATTGCAGGTCGTGGCCGTTCGGGGCGAAGGTGACGGCTTCGTCGGGCGCGGAGTTGCCGAGGATGAAGATGTTGTCGCGGACGATGACGGGACCGTAGGTGGCTCCAGGTTCGTAGATCGTGAAGTAGAGTTCCGGAAACTGCCCGGGCTGCGCGGTGCGGTAGGCGATGCGGCCGCGGCGCATGTCGGCTTCGTTCTTGGTCGTGTTGTTGATGAAGACATTGCCGGTCATGATGAAATTGACCGGCTGGTTGATCCACGCACCGCGTCCGCCGTTGCGGAAGGTGTTGCCGGTCATGGTGACATCGGTGCAGCTCTTCTCGACGCTCACCACACGGCTGCCGTTCGTGCCATCGACGAGATTGCCGGTGATCGTGGCGTTCTGGCAGAACTCGGCCAGGAAGAACGCGCCCATGCGGCTGCCGAGGATGTGGTTGTTCGCGAAGACGATGTTTTGGCAGCGTTGAATGTGCATCGTGTCTCCAATAGCACTGAGCTGGCAGCCAGTGACGCGCACATCGCGTGCCGCCACTATGTCAAAGGCTCCTTTGCCCGGCCCGCTGCCGGTGGGCGCATACGCCGACAGGTAGGTGGCAGAAATATTGTGTGCGAGCGTCGCTTCCGCGCCGCTGCTGCCTTCAAATCGAATCGGTGCGCCCTGCGGCTGATTGGCGATCTTGATGAACTCGGGCGTGGCCTCAACGACGAAGTATTGGCGGCCACGGACGATGTTTTTAGGCAAATTCGTGCCAAGAAACGTCAGCGCTTCCTTCGGCTCGTCGCTCTGGCTCACGGCGATGGGTTTGACGGTGTTGTCGAGCTTCACGCGGTCATCGCCGTCTTGCATCGCTACCTCTCGCATCAAATCGGTGCGGAAATACTTTCTCGCCCGCTCCACCTCCCATGGCTCGTAGGCCTCTGGGAAGGTCATGATCTGCCAGAGGTAGCCGTAGTCCCACATGAACTTGCCGCTGCGTAGCAACGTGCAGCTTTCCACTGCCACACGCTCCGCATACGTGATCACCTCGCTCTCGCTTTTCTTCCCCGCCTGCCCATGCACACCAATCACTGCCCCGGCAATGCCGCTCGACTTCACATCGCGAAACAGGATGTCATGCGTGCCGCCGGGTTTTGTCGTCGTGATCTCGATGCCCTTCGTGTTCGCATTCGGCTCCCAGGTGTTTTCTTGCTGTGCCGGATCAAACACCTGCCCGATGAACTCCCCACCATGCCACGCGAAGTGCGTGATGTTTTCGCCCGCGAACAACACGGCCCGCGCTTTGTCCGGCAGCGCCTTTGGCAGAATGAACCGTGCCCCATGCGCAAAGACGGTCATGTTTGAGGCCAGCGGCAGCGGCTTGACGCCCTCAAGTTGGTAATCGCCCGCCGGAATCGTCACCGTGCCGCCTTTGGCCAGCAAATCGGCAATTTTGGTCGAATCATCGGCGAAGCCAGCATTCGAGATGAGAAGAAGGGGAAGCAAACCGGAGAAAATCTTCATGCGGCAGTGTAACGAATGCCACACCCTGATATCCACGACAAATAGTGTGCGAAATGCGCCACAGTTCTCAACCCAAGACACATGGTTTGCTGGTGGAGTTGCATTTCAAAACAGTGCAGGCAATGGCGAGCGCACCAAGGCGACAACCAGAGCAGCTCGTTGAAGCAAGTTTCGCAAACCCAAGCTCTTCTTCTTTTTGTGCGGAGGTTGCTTCCAACGGCCTTCAATGTTTCTCTCGCAACGGTTCAACTTGGCGGCCAGTCATTGAGGGCGATGGTCAGTGGGAGGAAGGAATCGTCGATGTTTAACCACTTCAAAAGCGGCATCACGGCACCAAATCCAGTGTCAGGTTGGATGCCATCTTGGGGGATGTTGATCACGTGGATTTGCTGGCCATCGCCCGCATGACGTCATCAACCATTGATGATCAAAGTGCCGATGGCCGGACTCGAACCGGCAAGGGAGTTGCCTCCCAGCAGATTTTAAGTCTGCTGTGTTTACCATTTCACCACATCGGCATGGGGGAAGATCGCCGCGAGTGTAGCGGAACGATGAGCCACCTCAATAGCTGAAAATCTCGCCGTGATGGAAGAACCGCTCGATTTCGAGAGCGGCGGCCTCAGGGGAGTCGGAGGCGTGGACGACGTTGGTCATCTTGTCCGTGCCGAAATCGCCGCGGATGGTGCCTGCCGGCGCTGCTTTGGAGTCGGTGGGGCCGAGGAGGTCGCGCACATGGGCGATCACGTTTTCGCCACCAAGGACGATGGCGATCACCGGCTTGCTTTTCATGAATTCGGCGACGGTGGGAAAGAACGGACGGTCGGCGATGTGGGCGTAGTGCTCCTTGAGCAGCGCGTCGGTGAGCTGGATCATCTTGCAGCCACGGATGCGGAAGCCTTCGTCTTCGAAACGCTTGAGGACTTCGCCATTGATGCCGCGTTCGACGCAGTCGGGTTTGAGCAGGATGAGGGTGGTTTCTTGGGCCATGGGGACTTTGGGGGAAAGGGCGCGCACACTGCCGTCCGCCCCTGCATCCGTCAAGGCTGGGAATCTTTTGCCAGATGGAAACGCGGCGCTAGGCTCCGCCGCGCATGCCCGCCCGCTCGTTCGCCTTCTTCGACCTCGACCACACCCTGCTGCCCTTCGACACGCAGGCGTTGTTCTGCAATTTCGTGCTCCGACGCGAGCCGTGGCGTGTTTTTCTGCACGGGCTGTTCGTTCCCGTGGCCCTGGCACGCGCCTGCGGCCTCGCCAGCACCGCCACAGCCAAACGTGCCTTCTTGAGCTACCTGCGCGGCATGCCGCGCGACCGGTTGGCGAAGTACGCGCATGAGTTTGCCGAGGTCTGCGTGCCGAAATGGGCCTACCCCGATCTCCGGGCGGAAATCCTCCGCCACAAGCACCAGCACCGCGTTTTGGTGCTGAACACCGCCAGCCCGGACTTTTACGCTCACGAGATCGCCCATGCCCTCGGCTTCGATTACTGCGTCGCCACGCAGTTTGAGATAGGCGCGAAATTTCCCGGCATGCCCCGGCTCGTCACTGGCAACAACAAGCACGAGGCCAAGATCGTCGCGATGGAGGAAGGAGTGCCCGGCGTTGCCGAGCTGACCGAAAAGGAGCGCTCCACCTGCTGGAGCTACTCCGACAGCGCCGCCGACCTCCCGTTGCTCGAATACGCCGGCTTCGCCGTGCTCATCCACCCGTCGAAAAGCCTCGCGGAGATCGGCCGACTCCGCGATTGGGCCATTCTGCATCCCGCACGGCCGTATCGCACGAAGTTCGGCGACATGTTCCGCGTCGTGCTGCAAATGTTCGGTCTGCATCCCGAGTGATCTGCGCCCTTGCTCATGCCGCAGACGGATTTATGATCGCGCACGTTTCGTGAGGCACCCGTAGCTCAGTGGATAGAGCAGCCGATTTCTAATCGGCTGGTCGCAGGTTCGATCCCTGCCGGGTGCGCCATCTAAAGTGGATCAAGCGGCCTTTGCGCAGGGTTTGATCCGCTCCAGCACGGGGCGCATCTCAGCCTCGGTCACCTGGCGGTCATAGCTGGTTTGCAGATTGAGCCAGACTTCCGCAGGCCACTGGAAATAACGGGAAAGCCGCAGGGCAGTGTCGGCGGTGATGGCACGTCTGCCCTTCACGATCTCATTGATGCGGCGGGGCGGAACACCAATGTCATTCGCAAGGCGGTATTCGGACAGGCCAAGAGGCACGAGGAAATCCTCGCGGAGCACTTCACCGGGATGGATGGGGGCGTGTTTCTTCATGGCGTCTGGTGGTCAATGGTAGTCCACGATTTCAACATCGTGCGGCCCGTCCGACTCCCAGTGGAAGCAGACACGCCACTGATCGTTGATGCGGATGGAGTGCTGTCCTTTGCGGTCGCCCTTGAGGGCTTCCAGCCGGTTGCCAGGCGGAACGCGAAGTTGGAGCAGCTCCGTGACGGCATGAAGCTGGGCGAGTTTCCGCAGAGCAGTGCGCTGGATGTCCGGCGGAAAAGCACGGACTTTCTCCAGCCGGAACAGCCGGGCGGTATCGTCGCAGGCAAAGGAACGGATCATGCATCGTGGTGCTCCCATGTTAACGGGAGGCGTTAAGGGTGGCAAGTGTGAAGTAGCCTTTGTGCTCATGAGCCACATGACGCACAGCCAAGACTCAAAGTCAGGGTTCTGACCTGCTTTAGTTGGCTAGCTATCCACGGAAGTTTTCACCACGATGTCTGGAATGCTGCCCCTTAACATTTCAAGAAGGAGTCGTTTGAGTTGTGGACGATGTTTGGATGGCGCTTTTGAGCCGTTGAAGGCGCCTTTGGTTGTTTCCTCCCAAACCGATGGCTGTCCTTCGAAGATGCAGGGATCAATGACCGTTTTCCAAAATAAATCGAAATGAAGCAGAAGTGATCTCCACTTTAGGGAAAAGGCATCCTTCGGACTCTTTTGACAGTCAGAGATCAAGTTCGGGACAGACTGGTAAAATGCACGAAGATTGCGGACAACGTCCGCGTCGTAAAGCGAGCGGTGGACGTCGTTAAAATCGACGGATCGAAGACCGCAGACATCTTCAAGAACATCATGCGAACATGTTTGGTAAAGTGGCCACACTCTGTAGAAGAGTAGCCAATAAAGAAAATCGCGTTTACGATCTCCAGGTTTGCGACGGCCGGTTTTGTGCTGCCTGTCCCAACGAAGCCTGAACGCACCACCCTTCATGACATAAAGGTTGTCAAAAGTGGGCTGCACTGATTTCGCGGCATCAGCAGGCCACGTTCGCAGAACCAGAGCTGCAACATCTGCCAGCACGACCTGTGCAAATTGAGCCACTCCATCATCAGGATGAAAATATGCCACTTGTTTCAAGTCCATGAGGACATGCTCCATCTCGCTCAAACCGATCTTAATATCTCTGCTGGTGATATCATGAACTGACTTTGATTCTTTGAGATGCCCCTCGCAATCTGGGACTCGCATGGCGTGGCTCATAAGCAACATCCGGCACTTGGGTGATGAGTATGAGTTTAAGAAACTTCCATCCACAGCGCCTCCGACTACTTTTCCCAGTTCGGGCTTCCAAGTACCATGGGCCGTCTCGGATTGTTCCAGTTGAGTTGGTGCCACACTTGTTTTCATAGGACAGCGGCCCGCAAGAGGGCTTTAGGCAGTCAGGCGCAAAAAGTGCTCCCGGTGGGATTCGAACCCGCAACCAAGGGATTATGAGTTCTCCCCTTGCCTGATTTTACCTGATGAGGCATGATAGCGTCTGAGAGCGCCAATCCTTGATAAATCAAGGCTTCCAGCGTCATTCACGTTATCAAGGATCATCAAACCACCGCCTGCCATGAACGCAAAAAGTGTCCAAGAAGTGTCCAAGCAGGCTGTGCTTGGACACTCCGCAGAGAAGGCCGCCAGAGGCCACGGATTCGGCAAAACGGATTCCCGCTACTGGCGCACACGGCTTTTCCGCAGTGCTTACATGCGTGGAGACGAGCGCCGGGAGGTGGCGGATTGGTGCATGAAGCTGGCGCATGCTGGACGGCGGGAAACGCTCAATCTGCGCACGCCGAATCAGGCGGCAGCGGCACAGAAAGCGGCGGACATCTACCGCCAGCTTGTAGGCGAGGGATGGGATGCGGTGCTGCTGCAATGGAAGCCCAAGGCCGTGCTGACTCCAAAGGCGGCGAGCGTGGGCGAGTTCGTGGAAGCCGTGCGGGCGGTGTCGGCAGCGCGGCCTTTGACCGTGTGGGAGTATTCCAAGTGCTTGCGGCGTCTCGCGGCGGATGTGGCGGGCCTGCCTCGTGATGACGCGGCGAAATGGGATGGCCGTTCAGGCGGTGCGGACAAGTGGCGCGAGAAAGTGGACGCTCTGCCGCTGTCCATCCTCACGCCGGAGAGCATTCAAGGCTGGCGGCTGGCGCGGCTCAAAGATGCGGGCGGAAATCCGGCCATGCAGCGGGCCACGAAAACCACGATCAACAGCACGCTGAGGAAAGCCAAGTCTCTGTTTTCGTCCAAGGTGCTCAAGTTCCTGAACGGTGCGCTGGTGCTGCCGCCGAATCCCTTTGCCGGTGTCGAGTTCTTTGAGCGGGCTTCGATGCGCTATGAATCGAAAATCGACACGCCCGCATTGATCGAAGCAGCACGCACCGAGCTTGGCGGCGTGCCTGCGAACGTGGAAGCGTGGAAAGCCTTCGTGCTGCTGATGTTCGCGGGCCTGCGGAAGAATGAGGCAGACAAGCTGCGATGGGATTCGGTGGACTTCGCGGCGGGACTGCTGCGCATCGAAGATCATGAGCACTTCCAAGCAAAGTGCGAGGCCAGCAAGGGCAGCATTGAACTGGACGCGGAGGTTGTGGCGATGCTTCGCGGCTGGCGTGCGCTGGATGGGGATGGCGTCTTTGTGCTGCGTTCAGCCGTGGCACCGCTGGCGAACGTGCTGCATTACCACTACCGCGCCAAGCGCACCTTTGACGCGCTGGCGGCTTGGTTGAAGGCCAAGGGCATCACGGCCAAGAAGGCGTTGCACGAGCTGCGGAAGGAGGCCGGTTCAATGGTGGCGGACAAGCACGGCATCTTTGCCGCCTCGCGCTTTCTCCGCCATGCGGACATCGGCATAACGAGTGCGCACTATCTGGACAAGAAACAGCGCGTCACAGTCGGGCTTGGCGGGCTTCTCTCCGCGCCTGTGACTGTCTCCAACGTGACAGCCTTTCCCGTGCCTGTGAAGCAGGCCAAGCCAGCGAACACCAAACGCAAAAGAGCATGATGCAATCAAGAGCAGCACGCATGCCTTCGGTGAAATTGCCGATGCTTGGGCATTTCCAAATCGCGAAGGTGTCAGAATGCCCACCTGTCGCAGTGCCGGACAAACCGGCGAGCTACGCGGCTTATTGGCGAGATGTGATAGCGCCAAGCCCCTTCATCCATGCCGACAAAGAGCACGTTGTTGTTGTGGCGCTGGACATAAAGCTAAACGCGAAAGGATGGCATCTCGTTTCGATGGGTGACTTGAACGGGGCATACTGCGGGCCGCGTGAGGTGATGCGGCCCTTGATCATTTGTGCCGCCTACTCGTTCATCCTGATGCACAATCATCCTTCTGGCTGTGTCACGCCAAGCGACACTGACCGCCGCCTCACTCGCCGCGTGAGAGAGGCAGGCGAGACGATGGGCGTTGAGTTGATGGATCACATCATTGTTGGCGATGGCACCGGGGAATATTTCTCTTTCAGGGAGCACGGATTGATTGGCGGTGCTGTCACTGTGTCAGTGAAGTTGAAGCATCGAATCTCCAACAAAGAAAAGGTGAAGGGATGACGCCATGAAAGCCAAGCCGCCAACGCCAAAGAAGCCGGATAGGAAAAAGCGGGCCGGTGAAAATCCATTCTTCCGCTATCAAAAATTCTGGCTTCCCGGTGATGCCACGAATTTTCCGAAACCGCAGTCTTTGGATGACCTGATGAAGCAGGTGATTGAAACGGATTTCATGATGCTCAAATCGACGCGAGAGAGGATGGATAAAATCAGAGGTGCATGGGTTGCCTCTGCAATAGAGCACTTGGCGCAATGGCTCTTTCTAAGCGCCATGAATGGCGATGAAGTGAGTCAGCGCTATTTCTTCGACAGCACGCGATTTCTCACGCTGCGTTTTGTGGACATGCTGAGAGCAAAGTTTCCCGCAGTGAAGCGCAAAGCATGGGCATCACCGGACATGCCCGGCTTGATTTCCTTGATGCCGGAATGCCATGCCGAAATGATAAGGCTGTGTGTGGAGAATGAGCAGGGGCGTTATCATCCGTTGCTGATGAAGGGTGGACAGGGAAACCGGAAAATGCGGGCGAGTTCGCCGCAAAACATGATGGTGCAAAAGCTCTGGGGCTGGATGGATGTCCGCCGCCGTCAATGGAGCGAGTGGACGTTTCTACAAGATGAAGAGCACGGATGGATTCACCCGCTGGAATTGGAGATCATCCGCCTGCCTGCCTTCACATCTGATACAGTGGAAAAGTGGATGTGCATTTCGTGGAAGGTTTTAGAGGATGCAGCGGGCGGAGACTTGAACAACCACCCGGCATTCAAACCCGGCGGGGAGTATTCCGAATTTCTGAACGCTGGTGGCAAAAGTCCAAAAGAGAAACTGCGCAAGGCTTGGCGCGAGTGGGCAAAGCTCCTGCTGCCAGAGGGAAAAATGCCGGAAGTCAAGGCGTGAACCCCACCTTTTGAGGCTCCGAAATCGTGGCCTTGTCCCCTTACAGCGCGGACGCGTTTGGGGGATGCATCAAGCGTCATGAAAGACGCTCAAACATCACCGCCCCCTATCGCATCCAAACCACGCGGCTTGTCCTACCGGCAAGCCGCTGAACGCCTCTCCATCTCTGCCGTCACATTGCGACGCTGGCGAGCTGATGGACGTTTCAAAGTGCGCGTGTATTCGCCAACGCTCGTGAGGATTCCAATCGAGGAAATCGAGAGGCTTGAGGCGGAGGCACTTGTTTAACCGGATGCCGCATCATGAACACGAATCCTGATGGTGAACTGCCTTTGAATCTGCCGCGTGATGAGGGCCGCGCTCTTTCCTCGCTTGAGCGGGCGCGTTTGAATTTCGCCGGCGACGGAAGCAAGGAAATCAAAGCCTGCGAGGCTGTGAGTGATGACGACGCACGCGGCCTGCTGATTGAGTTCTTTTGCGATGCACGCCCGAACAACTGGCAAAAGCTGGTGCTGATGGTGTCCCTGATGCGCTGGAAGATTCAGCAAAAAGACAAGCGGCCCATTGGTGGGGACATCATCACGAACGCGGCCAAGTTCCATTTTCCTGAGTGCGAGGGGAACAATGATTTCAGACTGCTGTATCCTCGCGCCCTTGCCATCGTCTGCCCTGAGTTGGTGAAAGCGGAACTGCTGCGGATGGAAGATGATTCCAAAGCCAACGTGCTCTTTGACTGTGGCTGGCAGGCTCCTGATTCGGTGGACTGGCTGGCAATCGAGGCATGGAAACCGGGGGAGGCGCGGCCATGAGCGCGGGCGTTTCCATCGCGGAGATCATGCAGGACAAAGACGCGCTGGCGTCTGCCTGTCTGGAGCTGGCGGAGCATCTGGAGACAGCGGTGGGGCGCTTTGATGAGCCTGCCCTCAAAGAGCACGGAACAGGCTTTCTGCGCTTGCTGCCGCTGATGTGCGTCTTTCCCTCGCCAGCATGGATGAAGGCGTTTGCTGCTATCCTGCGGAGGAAAGCGCGGCGTCTGGATGCGCTGCCTGGCTCCGAAGAAGAACTGGCGCGGGTGATGGGTGGAAATGCGGCCGATTTTGCCGCCTTTGACCGTGTGCTTTTCGGGGAGGATGCCGGGCATGATTGATCTGGCCTTGCGGCAGCGCATCGCGGAGAGCCTGCTTGGCGGTGCGCTGGATGCGGACGGTTACGCGCCGTGTCCCGGCAAGGCGAAGCACTCGAATCGAGATGGCCGCCGTGATTTCAAAGTCTGGCTTGATGGCGCACCGTCGGGCAAGTGCGTGCATGATTCCTGCGCTGCGGAGGTGGACGCCTTCAATGCTGATTTGCGGCGGCGCATTGGCGCGGCAGAGAGCGGGGGGAACGGCTGTCCGCATCCTTCACCTTTGGGAGCCGTGGCACCGCTGCCAGTGCCGCCACGCGGGCCAAAGCGCCCGCCGTATGATCCGGCGGCATTGCAGCGCGTGGCGTCTCTGTGCGGGCGGGCGGTGTCGTGTGACTGGCTGGCGGAGCGTTCACCCGTTCCCGTGCCGCCTGCGCATGAGCAGGGCATTGCCACGGCGGGAACCTTCATGGATGCGCTGTATGATGCCGGTGAACGTGTGCTGGTGTTCACCTCGCAGCTATCGCAGGGGGATTTCGTTTGGCATGCGGGGGCTGGTGGCTTGCGTCTGGCGCGTGAGCGTGGCGTTGAGCCGGTGGCGTCTGCCTTGCCGGATGGAGCTGCGGAGGGCGTTTGGTTCCTCACGAATCCCGTGTGCGGAGAGTGGCGCATCAATGCACACGTTCACACGGCGAACGGTTTGCCACGATGGGGCCGGAGGCATGGCGAGTGCGTGGCGAGCTGGCGCTACCTGCTGCTTGAATCAGACTCCGCACCGGATGCGCTGTGGCTTCGCGCCTTGCTCGTGTTGCCGCTGCCCATCGCGGCCATCTACACAAGCGGCGGGCGTTCGCTGCATGCGCTCGTGAGATTGGATGCAGGCGGAAAGCTGGAATGGGATGCGCGGCGGGATGAACTGC
Above is a genomic segment from Prosthecobacter sp. containing:
- a CDS encoding type II toxin-antitoxin system RelE/ParE family toxin, encoding MIRSFACDDTARLFRLEKVRAFPPDIQRTALRKLAQLHAVTELLQLRVPPGNRLEALKGDRKGQHSIRINDQWRVCFHWESDGPHDVEIVDYH
- a CDS encoding right-handed parallel beta-helix repeat-containing protein codes for the protein MKIFSGLLPLLLISNAGFADDSTKIADLLAKGGTVTIPAGDYQLEGVKPLPLASNMTVFAHGARFILPKALPDKARAVLFAGENITHFAWHGGEFIGQVFDPAQQENTWEPNANTKGIEITTTKPGGTHDILFRDVKSSGIAGAVIGVHGQAGKKSESEVITYAERVAVESCTLLRSGKFMWDYGYLWQIMTFPEAYEPWEVERARKYFRTDLMREVAMQDGDDRVKLDNTVKPIAVSQSDEPKEALTFLGTNLPKNIVRGRQYFVVEATPEFIKIANQPQGAPIRFEGSSGAEATLAHNISATYLSAYAPTGSGPGKGAFDIVAARDVRVTGCQLSAIGDTMHIQRCQNIVFANNHILGSRMGAFFLAEFCQNATITGNLVDGTNGSRVVSVEKSCTDVTMTGNTFRNGGRGAWINQPVNFIMTGNVFINNTTKNEADMRRGRIAYRTAQPGQFPELYFTIYEPGATYGPVIVRDNIFILGNSAPDEAVTFAPNGHDLQFTGNTFQTKPVSIVVDPSCTNAHIEANQGAKTIRKPVDFNHGRR
- a CDS encoding HigA family addiction module antitoxin, whose amino-acid sequence is MKKHAPIHPGEVLREDFLVPLGLSEYRLANDIGVPPRRINEIVKGRRAITADTALRLSRYFQWPAEVWLNLQTSYDRQVTEAEMRPVLERIKPCAKAA
- a CDS encoding JAB domain-containing protein codes for the protein MPSVKLPMLGHFQIAKVSECPPVAVPDKPASYAAYWRDVIAPSPFIHADKEHVVVVALDIKLNAKGWHLVSMGDLNGAYCGPREVMRPLIICAAYSFILMHNHPSGCVTPSDTDRRLTRRVREAGETMGVELMDHIIVGDGTGEYFSFREHGLIGGAVTVSVKLKHRISNKEKVKG
- a CDS encoding HAD family hydrolase, whose translation is MPARSFAFFDLDHTLLPFDTQALFCNFVLRREPWRVFLHGLFVPVALARACGLASTATAKRAFLSYLRGMPRDRLAKYAHEFAEVCVPKWAYPDLRAEILRHKHQHRVLVLNTASPDFYAHEIAHALGFDYCVATQFEIGAKFPGMPRLVTGNNKHEAKIVAMEEGVPGVAELTEKERSTCWSYSDSAADLPLLEYAGFAVLIHPSKSLAEIGRLRDWAILHPARPYRTKFGDMFRVVLQMFGLHPE
- a CDS encoding CocE/NonD family hydrolase, translating into MRFLLLLSCLAVHGSILAADLPKLDFGSVREEHIMIPMRDGKRLSAYVFFPKGNQKWPAIFEQRYGDISSAGSRKAAAKFAEGGFVIALVNYRGTHLSEGVYRGYRGLQWGELRDGYDVCEWLAAQPWCTGKIGTYGGSQAGYAQNYLAVTQPPHLVAQYMTDTGLSLYHEGYRIGGATKPQRFIKGGAVARDIKDNEAMLREWDQHPDYDDFWKDEDASLHFDKMNYPCFTIGSWFDFMCQGSVASFIGRNQKGGPNSRGQQQLIIGPWLHGGYPKSNKIGELVFPENAFFDVYPHMTKWFNHYLKGEDNGIEKDTPVKYYVMGACGEAGAPGNVWREAKDFPPASTAADWFLQPDGKLAPSKPSAPSASTSYASDPTRPMILNAIGFPGARDARAFEEQAEVRTWTSDVLTEPLEVTGRIKAEVFVSSTAKDTDFVLRVTDVYPDGRSILLVDYPLRARYHEGFDHQKLLVPGELTKLAWDIGWVSIIFNQGHQVRITIASTGAPYFEPNTQTGSPITHFVTEPGIAAINTIWHDAKHASRVILPTVK
- a CDS encoding tyrosine-type recombinase/integrase, which codes for MNAKSVQEVSKQAVLGHSAEKAARGHGFGKTDSRYWRTRLFRSAYMRGDERREVADWCMKLAHAGRRETLNLRTPNQAAAAQKAADIYRQLVGEGWDAVLLQWKPKAVLTPKAASVGEFVEAVRAVSAARPLTVWEYSKCLRRLAADVAGLPRDDAAKWDGRSGGADKWREKVDALPLSILTPESIQGWRLARLKDAGGNPAMQRATKTTINSTLRKAKSLFSSKVLKFLNGALVLPPNPFAGVEFFERASMRYESKIDTPALIEAARTELGGVPANVEAWKAFVLLMFAGLRKNEADKLRWDSVDFAAGLLRIEDHEHFQAKCEASKGSIELDAEVVAMLRGWRALDGDGVFVLRSAVAPLANVLHYHYRAKRTFDALAAWLKAKGITAKKALHELRKEAGSMVADKHGIFAASRFLRHADIGITSAHYLDKKQRVTVGLGGLLSAPVTVSNVTAFPVPVKQAKPANTKRKRA
- the ndk gene encoding nucleoside-diphosphate kinase; its protein translation is MAQETTLILLKPDCVERGINGEVLKRFEDEGFRIRGCKMIQLTDALLKEHYAHIADRPFFPTVAEFMKSKPVIAIVLGGENVIAHVRDLLGPTDSKAAPAGTIRGDFGTDKMTNVVHASDSPEAAALEIERFFHHGEIFSY